In Sulfuritortus calidifontis, the sequence TTTTCAGCGCCAGCTGCAGCTGCTCCACCGCCGCCCGGTATTCGTCGCGGCGGGCATAGGCCTCGGCCTGGGCCATATGCGATTCCATGGTCCGCTTCAGGGCCTGGTAGGCCTGGGCCTGCAATTCATAGAGCTGGGCATCGTCCGGATGCAGCCGCAGCTGCTTGTGCAGCAGTTCCAGGGCGGACGTCGGCTGTCCCTGGCGCAGCAGGGCCTTGGCATAGGCATAGGCGAGCGGACGGGAATCCGGGTTGGCCGCCAGGCCGTTGCGCAGCAGGGCCAACGCCTCACCGCCACGGCCGCGGGCAAAGGCCACGTCGGCCGCAAGGTTCTGCACGATGGCCGACTGGCCGATCTTGCGCGGGATGGCCTGCAACTCGGCCGCGGCCCGCTCGGCCTGGTTGGCCCGCAACAGGGCGACGGCCATGCCGTAATGCCTGACCGCCTCGTCCTGCTCGTCCTGATAGGACTGGTTGGCGAAACGCTTTACCGCATCGTTCGCCTCGCCTTGCTGCGCCTGGATCTTGGCCCGCAACAGGCGGTAGTCGAGTGAATCAGCCACCTGGTGGTAGGCGACATCCTGCAGGCGGTTCTGCATGTCGGCGATGCGCTCGAAATTGAGCGGGTGGGTACGCAGATAGGCCGGCGCATTGTTTTCGTAGAGCCGGGTCTGGGTCTGCAAGCGTTCGAAGAAGCTGGCCATGCCCGAGGCGTCGAGACCGGACCGGCTCAGGGTCTGGAAACCCACCCGGTCGGCCTCGCGCTCGTGCTCGCGGGTGAAGTCGAGCTGGCTCTGCACGCTGTAGGCCTGGGCCGAGGCGATGGCCGCCTGGCTGACCTGGGCATTGGAGCGGGCCGCCAGGATGGCCACCGCCAATGCGGCCAAGGTCGGCAGCAGCGCGTTGTTCTGCACCGCGACGATGCGGGCGATGTGGTTCTGGGTGACGTGGGCGATTTCGTGGGCGAGCACGCCGGCCAGCTCCGACTCGCTCCGGGTGGCCGAGAACAGGCCGGTGTGGACGCCGATGTAGCCGCCGGGCAGGGCAAAGGCGTTGATGGTGGCATCGCGCACGACGAAGAACTCGAAATGGCGGCCTGGGTCTTCGCTGGCGGCGGCCAGGCGATCCCCCAGGTTGTTGAGATATTCGGTCAGCTCGGGGTCGTCGAGGTAATCACGGTCGATCCGGATCTGGCGCATGATCTCGCGGCCCAGCTTGGCCTCCTGGGCGGCAGAGAAGGTGGTGCGGGCCACCTCGCCCAGATCGGGCAGTTCCGCCGCCTGGGCGGAATAGCTCAGCAAAAGCGCAATGGCAATGGCGCGGAGGGATCGCATGGGCCTATGATAACGGCCTCACGCCCGAGTTCCCAAAGCATATGAACGATTTCACCCATTTCGACGGCCAGGGCCGCGCCCACATGGTCGACGTCGGCGAGAAGGCCGAGACCCACCGCTCGGCCACGGCCGGCGGCCGCATCGCCATGCAGGCCGAGACCCTGCGCCTGATCCGCGACGGCGCCGCCAAGAAGGGCGACGTGCTCGGCGTCGCCCGCCTGGCCGGCATCATGGCGGCCAAACGCACGGGCGACCTGATCCCGCTCTGTCACCCGATCGCGCTGACCCGGGTGACGGTTGACTTCGAATTCGACGAGGCCCATCACGCCATCGCCTGCCGCGCGACAGCGGAAACCGTGGGCCGCACCGGCGTCGAGATGGAGGCATTGACCGCCGCCAGCACGGCGCTGCTCACCATCTACGACATGTGCAAGGCGGTCGACCGCGGCATGGTGATCGAACAGGTGCGCCTGCTGGAAAAGCTCGGCGGCAAGTCCGGCCACTGGCGGGCAGGCCAAGCATGAACGAACGCCTCGCCATCGACCCGACCACTTATGTCCACGGCCTGGATATCCAGGGCCTGCGCACCCTCCAGGCCGAGGCCGCGCAAGCTGCCGGCCTCGGCGTGTTCTTCCGCGACACCCTGAAAGATGGCAGCACTGGGCCCGAACTGGCGGTGATCCCGCCCGGCATCTTCGAGATGGGCGCCGCCGAACCCGAGCGCCGATTCGGCGATCTGCCCCAGCGCAACACCCGGATCGACCGCGCCTTCGCCATAGGCCGCTGCACGGTCACCGCCGATGAGTTCCAGCGTTTCGAGGAGGCCTGCGGATTTTTCTGGCAGGACCACCTGCTGCGCGGCGAGGGCCGGCAGCCGGTGATCAACATCGACCTGACCACGGCCCAGGAATACCTCGACTGGCTGTCGCTGGAGACCGGCCATCGCTATCGCCTGCCGACCGAGGCGGAGTGGGAATACGCCGCCCGGGCCGGCAGCCGCAGCGCCTACTGCTACGGCGAGCACCTGACCTGCAGCGAGGCCAACGTCGGCTCCTTCGCCCCGCCGCGCCAGGCGGTTTCCGGCTGGCGCCGCTTCCTGCCCTTCTGCGTGCCGCTCAACCGGGCGGTCGAGGTCGGCAGCTATCCGCCCAATCTCTGGGGCCTCTATGAGGTGCACGGCAACGTCTGGGAATTCACCTCCGACCGCTGGGTCGGCCCGATCGATGCCCTGAGTCGCAAACCGGCGCAGGGCGACTGGCGGGTGACCAAGGGCGGCTCCTGGTTCGAAGGCGCGCGTGATGCCCGCGCCGCCTCGCGCAAGCCGCGCTTTTACCACGAGCTCGATCTCAACCTGGGCCTGCGCGTGGTGCGCGAGTTGTAATTCCGCGATGAACCATAAAAAAACGGGGGCCGCGGCCCCCGTTTTCGTTTCGGCGCTTGCCGTTCAGAACGGTAGGCCGTGCGCGTGGGCGGTCATGCCCAGCAGCATGGGGATGGACAGCATGGTGTTTGTCCGCGAGGCCAGGAAGGCGATCTTGCGCGCCTTGGCCTTCTCCTCATCGCTTGCCTGCACGATGCCCAGGATCTTCTTCTGGTTCGGCCAGATCAGCACCCAGACGTTGAACAGCATGATGGTGCCAAGCCAGGCGCCGATGCCGATGGCGTAAACGGCCGGGTTGGCCAGGGTGAAGGCGTCGACGAAGATGCCCATGTGGCCCAGGGCGCCGGCGCCGGACAGCCAGGTCAGCACGGCGGCCCAGCGGAACCAGAACAGGGCGCGCGGCGCGACGTACTTGTTGATCGCGGCCGGGCCGGGGTTGCCGTCGGCGGTGGCGGCGGCTACGGCCGGCACCTGCACGGCGTTGAAGTAATAGAGCAGGCCGATCCAGGCCACGCCGACCACGACATGGAACCAGACGAAGGTCTCCAGCATGTTGAAGGCCGGCACCGCGCCTTCGGATGCCGGTGCGATATAGGTCAGGATGACAGCCAGCAGGATGCCGGCGATGACGGTACCACCACGAGTCTGCAAGGGATTCATTGAATAAAGCTCCTCATATCGTTAGGCGGATTCAACCACGAAGTGCAACACGGCTGAATGATTGCATAAAAACCTGATGCGGGGTTTTCCAGCCCAGGCGTTTTCTGGGGCGGTGGTTCAGGCGCTCCATGATCATGGCCAGTTCCTCCTGGGTGACGGTGTGAAAGGGCCTGGATTTGGGCAGGTACTGCCGGATGAGGCCGTTGGTATTCTCGTTCGTGCCGCGTTGCCAGGAGGCATAAGGGTCGGCGAAATAGGACGTGGATTCGAGTGCCCGGTCGATCTCGCCATGGCGGGCGAACTCCAGGCCATTGTCGAAGGTGAGCGTCTTCACCCGGGCCTTGAAGGGTGAAAGCAAGCGGATGATGGCCTCGCTTACCGCCTCGCTGGTCTTGTTGCGCACGTGGGCCAAGAGGCAGAAACCCGACTTGCGCTCGGTGAGGTTGACGATGGCCTGTTTGCGGCCAGCGCCGATGAGGGTGTCACCCTCCCAATGGCCGACCAGGCTGCGCGACTCGACGGCCTGCGGGCGCAAGGCAATCGGCCTGCGACCGGGGATTTGGCCGCGCAGGCTTCGGCCCGAGGCATAGCGTTTGCGACGCTGTTTCTGGCATCGGAGGTGGCGCCACAATGTGCCGCCGGCTCGCTTGTCGGTATAGGCGCGCTGATAGATCGCCTCATGGCTGATCGGCAGATGCGCGGCGATCTGCTCGGGGCTGTGCTGCAGGGCAAGTCGTCTTTGGGCTTCCTCCCATACTTCCGGCAGGATGCGCGGCGCGTTGCGGCTATTGGCCGCCCGCGCCTCGGACAGGCGCTGCGCCTGCCGGGGCCGGTAGCCGCGTAATCCGCTGTTGCGGGCAAGCTCGCGGCTGATGGTGGAAGGGTGGCGGTCGAGCAACTGGGCGATCTCGCGCTGTGTATGGCCGGCTTTGAGGAGGACGTAAATTTGGTATCGTTCGTTCTGGGTCAGATGGGTGTAGTTCATTGGGCAACTTCGACTTGGCGGTTGATGGAGCAAAATGCTCACGCATTCTGACCCACCTTCCAGTTAATCAAAATTGCACTTCGAATTTGAATCCACGTTAAGTTTTTGTATTGCCGTGCTGATAAAAGCATGCCCGCACGAGGCGGGCATGCTTCTAATAACGGGTTTGCGCCATGCGCGATATTTCGCGTCAGACGCAACCGGTCGGCTTGGGCGTGCCGGCATAACGGCCGGCCTGCTTGGCGGGACCGAAGGGGAACAGGTCGAACAGGAACTTCTTCTCGCCCCACTCCGGACCGAACTCTTCCTTCAACGCCTTTTGCAGGATGCGCAGGTTGGGCGCAGTGCCATATTCGTTGAAGTAGTCGCGCATGTAATGAATGATCTTCCAGTGGTTCTCGCCCAGTTCCAGCTTGTCCTGGGAGGCGAGGTAGCTCGCCACATCCTCGGACCAGTCGGACAGGTCAACCAGGTAGCCTTCGGGGTCGGTAGCGACCGTCTTGCCGTTGATTTCGATTTCCATCTTTAACTTCCTCTCTTCACCACTGTATATATGATGTGCGTTAGCCCTCAGGGGCGAACATGGCCCCATCCTATTAAACCCGAGCAGTCTTGTCAACTATTACAAGACTTAATCCAATCTCGCCCCAGTCCAAACCACAGATTCAATCCATGAGCGACCGCCGCCTCATCTACCTTGCCAGTTTCCTCAGGGCCATCGCCACAGGCCTGATCGGTGTGTTGCTCGGCCTTTACCTCGCCCGCCTGGCCTTCAGCCCGGCCGAGATCGGCCTCACGGTGAGCGCCGGCCTGGCCGGCGCCACCCTGGCCGTCTTTCTGGTCGGCCTACGCGGCGACCGCTGGGGCCGGCGCCGGACCTTGATCCAGCTGGCCTGGCTGGCGGCGGCCGGCGGCCTGGGCGCCCTTTTGTTCTCGGAACTTGCCGCCATCCTGCTCGCCGCCTTCGTCGGCATGCTCAACGGCCAGGGACGCGACCGCGGCGCCAGCCTGGTGCTGGAGCAGGCCATCCTGCCGGCCACCACCAGCGATGCCGAGCGCACCCGCGCCTTCGCCTGGTACAACGTGCTGCAGGATGTCGGTCATGCCCTGGGCAGCGCTCTGGCCGCCCTGCCCACCTGGCTGCACGACATGGGCGGACTGCCGGACCTGGCCGGCTTCAAATTGGCGCTTGGGCTATATGTGCTGCTGTTCGCCGCCCAGGCCATGCTGTTTGCCCGCCTGAGCCCGCGTATCGAGCAGGCGCTGTCGGAGAAAGCCATGCCGCTCTCGCCCGACAGCCGCCGCCGGCTGACCCGCATCTCCGCCCTCTTCGCCATCGACGCCCTGGCCGGCGGCTTTCTCGGCGCCGCCCTGATCGCCTATTTCTTCCATGCCCGCTTCGGCGTCGACGCCCAGAGCATCGCCGCTCTGTTCGTCGGCGCCCGCGCGCTCAATGCCGCCTCCCATCTGGGCGCAGCCTGGCTGGCCCGGCGCATCGGCCTGGTCAACACCATGGTCTTCACCCATATCCCATCCAGCCTGCTCTTGATGACCGTGGCGGTCGCCCCGGATTTCACCACCGCCGCCATCCTGTTTTTGCTGCGCGAGGGCCTGGTCGAGATGGACGTGCCGACCCGGCAGTCCTATGTTATGGCCATGGTCAAGCCGGAGGAGCGCACTTTCGCCTCCGGCGTCACCCATCTGGTGCGCCTGGGCGGCTGGGCGGTCGCGCCGGCCTTCGCCGGTCTGCTGATGCAGGGCCTCTCGCTCGGTGCACCGCTGCTGGTGGGCGCGGCCATAAAGATCGGCTATGACGGCCTGCTTTGGGCCGGCTTCCGCCGGATCCGGCCGCCGGAAGAGCACATTAGTAGTTAAGAATATTAGTCAAGTATTGTTATCAACCGGACCAATCTTTAGAATTGGTCTTATTTTCCACCCGACGGAGAAAACGAATGGAACACCAACTGCCCGCCCTGCCCTACGCCATGGACGCCCTGCAGCCGCACATGTCCAAGGAGACCTTCGAGTACCACTACGCCAAGCACCACCAGGCCTATGTGACCAACCTGAACAACCTGATCAAGGGCACCGAGTTCGAAAACAAGTCGCTGGAAGACATCGTCAAGAGCGCGCCCGCCGGCGGCATTTTCAACAATGCCGCCCAGGTCTGGAACCACACCTTCTTTTGGAACTCGATGAAGCCCAACGGCGGCGGCGAACCCAGCGGGGCGCTGCTCGATGCGATCAACAAGAAATGGGGCTCGTTCGACGAGTTCAAGAAGGCCTTCCAGGCCTCGGCCGTGGGCAACTTCGGCTCGGGCTGGACCTGGCTGGTGAAGAAGGCCGACGGCTCGGTCGACATCGTCAACACCAGCAATGCCGGCTGCCCCCTGACCACCGCTGACCGCGCCCTGCTCTGCGTCGATGTCTGGGAGCACGCCTACTACATCGACTACCGCAACCTGCGGCCCAAGTTCGTCGAGACCTTCCTCAACAACCTGGTCAACTGGGACTTCGCCGCCAAGAACTTCGCCGCCTGAGCGCAGTCCTACGGCAAACAAAAAAGGCCCGGGCAACCGGGCCTTTTTGCATCCGAGTCAGCCAGAATAGCGTCATGGAATCCGCCAAGCCCCTGTTCTCCTATCGCCCCTACTGGGCCAAACGCTTCGGCACCGCGCCCTTCCTGCCGATGTCGCGCGCCGAGATGGATGCGCTCGGCTGGGATTCCTGCGACATCATCCTGGTCACCGGCGACGCCTACATCGACCACCCCAGCTTCGGCATGGCCCTGGTCGGCCGCCTGCTGGAGGCGCAGGGCTTCCGGGTCGGCATCATCAGCCAGCCCGACTGGCGCTCGGCCGAGGCCTTCCGCGCCCTGGGCCGGCCCAATCTCTATTTCGGCGTCACCGCGGGCAACATGGATTCCATGGTCAACCGCTACACCTCGGACCGCAAGATCCGCTCCGACGACGCCTACACCGCCGGCGCCGAACCGCACAAGCGGCCGGACCGCGCGGTGACCGTCTACGCCCAGCGCTGCCGCGAGGCGTTCCGCGACGTGCCGGTGGTCATCGGCGGCATCGAGGCCTCGCTGCGCCGCATCGCCCACTACGACTACTGGTCGGACAAGGTGCGCCGCTCGGTGCTGGCCGACTCCAAGGCCGACATGCTGCTTTACGGCAACGCCGAGCGCGCCCTGGTGGCGCTGACCCACCGCCTCGCCAGTGGCGAGAAGATCGCCGACATCCGCGATCTGCGCGGCAGCGCCTTCATGGTGCCGCGCGGCTGGCTGCCGAACGGGGAATGGGTCGAACTCGATTCCACTCTGATCGACACGCCGGGTCGAGTGGATAAGCATCCCGATCCTTATGCCGAAAACCCCGCGGCCAAGGCGCCGCCGGCCGCCGCGGCCCAGGTCGTCCATTTCCAGGACCGGGCGCAGTTGCGTGCCCGGCGCCAGGAACAACGGCGCCACAGCGTCATCCGTTTGCCGGCCTTCGAGCAGGTCGAGAAGAACAACGTGCTCTACGCCCACGCCTCGCGCGTGTTCCATCTGGAATCGAACCCGGGCAACGCCCGCGCCCTGGTCCAGGCCCACGGCGAGCGCGACGTCTGGCTCAACCCGCCGCCGATCCCACTGACCACTGAGGAGATGGACCGGGTCTACGACCTGCCCTATGCCCGCGCGCCGCATCCGAGCTACCGGGACGCCCGCATCCCGGCCTGGGAGATGATCCGCTTCTCGGTCAACATCATGCGCGGCTGCTTCGGCGGCTGCACCTTCTGCTCCATCACCGAGCACGAGGGGCGCATCATCCAGAGCCGTTCGGAAAAATCCATCCTGACCGAGATCGAGGCCATCCGCGACAAGACGCCGGGCTTCACCGGCATCATCTCCGACCTGGGCGGCCCCACGGCCAACATGTACCGCCTGAAATGCCGGGACGAAAAGATCGAGTCGGCCTGCCGCCGCCTGTCCTGCGTGTTCCCCGACATCTGCCCCAACATGGGCACCGACCACGGCCCGCTGGTCCAGCTCTATCGCAAGGCGCGCGCCCTGCCCGGCATCAAGAAGGTACTGATCGGCTCCGGCGTGCGCTACGACCTCGCGGTGAAATCGCCGGAATACGTGAAGGAACTGGTGCAGCACCACGTCGGCGGCTATCTCAAGATCGCGCCCGAACACACCGAAGAGGGCCCGCTCGAGCATATGATGAAGCCGGGCATCGGCACCTACGAGAAGTTCAAGCAGATGTTCGAGAAATATTCGAAGGAGGCGTGCAAGGAGCAATACCTCATCCCCTACTTCATCGCCGCCCACCCGGGCACCACCGACGAGGACATGCTCAAGCTCGCGCTCTGGCTCAAGCGCAACGGCTTCCGCCTCGACCAGGTGCAGACCTTCCTGCCCACGCCCATGGCCATGGCCACCACCATGTGGCACACCGAACTCAACCCCTTGAAGAAGGTGCTGGGCGGCCACGCCCGCGCCGTGCCCATCGTGCGCGCCGGCCGCACGCGCAAGCTGCACAAGGCCTTCCTCCGCTATCACGACCCGGAGAACTGGCCGCTCTTACGCGAGGCGCTGAAGCAGATGGGCCGCGCCGATCTGATCGGCAACGGCCGCCAGCACCTGGTGCCGAGCTTCCAGCCGGCCGGTACCGGCCGGACGGCCGAAGGCACGCGCAAGCCTTGCGCGACGGCACGCGGCAAACCGGGGTTCAAACCCGGGGCCGGCAAAGGGCAGCCGCCCCAACGCCGTCGGCCGAAATAGCCGCGAAGGGAACGGCATGTGCGAATTGCTGGGCTATAGCGGAAGCGAGGCGGGAGACCTGAGTCCCTGGCTCGCCCCCTTCCGTCTGCGCGGCGGCCAGACC encodes:
- a CDS encoding M48 family metalloprotease: MRSLRAIAIALLLSYSAQAAELPDLGEVARTTFSAAQEAKLGREIMRQIRIDRDYLDDPELTEYLNNLGDRLAAASEDPGRHFEFFVVRDATINAFALPGGYIGVHTGLFSATRSESELAGVLAHEIAHVTQNHIARIVAVQNNALLPTLAALAVAILAARSNAQVSQAAIASAQAYSVQSQLDFTREHEREADRVGFQTLSRSGLDASGMASFFERLQTQTRLYENNAPAYLRTHPLNFERIADMQNRLQDVAYHQVADSLDYRLLRAKIQAQQGEANDAVKRFANQSYQDEQDEAVRHYGMAVALLRANQAERAAAELQAIPRKIGQSAIVQNLAADVAFARGRGGEALALLRNGLAANPDSRPLAYAYAKALLRQGQPTSALELLHKQLRLHPDDAQLYELQAQAYQALKRTMESHMAQAEAYARRDEYRAAVEQLQLALKSGDRDFYRLSIAEARLRQLQALVERQEVTR
- the moaC gene encoding cyclic pyranopterin monophosphate synthase MoaC, giving the protein MNDFTHFDGQGRAHMVDVGEKAETHRSATAGGRIAMQAETLRLIRDGAAKKGDVLGVARLAGIMAAKRTGDLIPLCHPIALTRVTVDFEFDEAHHAIACRATAETVGRTGVEMEALTAASTALLTIYDMCKAVDRGMVIEQVRLLEKLGGKSGHWRAGQA
- a CDS encoding formylglycine-generating enzyme family protein is translated as MNERLAIDPTTYVHGLDIQGLRTLQAEAAQAAGLGVFFRDTLKDGSTGPELAVIPPGIFEMGAAEPERRFGDLPQRNTRIDRAFAIGRCTVTADEFQRFEEACGFFWQDHLLRGEGRQPVINIDLTTAQEYLDWLSLETGHRYRLPTEAEWEYAARAGSRSAYCYGEHLTCSEANVGSFAPPRQAVSGWRRFLPFCVPLNRAVEVGSYPPNLWGLYEVHGNVWEFTSDRWVGPIDALSRKPAQGDWRVTKGGSWFEGARDARAASRKPRFYHELDLNLGLRVVREL
- a CDS encoding urate hydroxylase PuuD, whose protein sequence is MLETFVWFHVVVGVAWIGLLYYFNAVQVPAVAAATADGNPGPAAINKYVAPRALFWFRWAAVLTWLSGAGALGHMGIFVDAFTLANPAVYAIGIGAWLGTIMLFNVWVLIWPNQKKILGIVQASDEEKAKARKIAFLASRTNTMLSIPMLLGMTAHAHGLPF
- a CDS encoding IS30 family transposase codes for the protein MNYTHLTQNERYQIYVLLKAGHTQREIAQLLDRHPSTISRELARNSGLRGYRPRQAQRLSEARAANSRNAPRILPEVWEEAQRRLALQHSPEQIAAHLPISHEAIYQRAYTDKRAGGTLWRHLRCQKQRRKRYASGRSLRGQIPGRRPIALRPQAVESRSLVGHWEGDTLIGAGRKQAIVNLTERKSGFCLLAHVRNKTSEAVSEAIIRLLSPFKARVKTLTFDNGLEFARHGEIDRALESTSYFADPYASWQRGTNENTNGLIRQYLPKSRPFHTVTQEELAMIMERLNHRPRKRLGWKTPHQVFMQSFSRVALRG
- a CDS encoding TusE/DsrC/DsvC family sulfur relay protein, which encodes MEIEINGKTVATDPEGYLVDLSDWSEDVASYLASQDKLELGENHWKIIHYMRDYFNEYGTAPNLRILQKALKEEFGPEWGEKKFLFDLFPFGPAKQAGRYAGTPKPTGCV
- a CDS encoding MFS transporter — encoded protein: MSDRRLIYLASFLRAIATGLIGVLLGLYLARLAFSPAEIGLTVSAGLAGATLAVFLVGLRGDRWGRRRTLIQLAWLAAAGGLGALLFSELAAILLAAFVGMLNGQGRDRGASLVLEQAILPATTSDAERTRAFAWYNVLQDVGHALGSALAALPTWLHDMGGLPDLAGFKLALGLYVLLFAAQAMLFARLSPRIEQALSEKAMPLSPDSRRRLTRISALFAIDALAGGFLGAALIAYFFHARFGVDAQSIAALFVGARALNAASHLGAAWLARRIGLVNTMVFTHIPSSLLLMTVAVAPDFTTAAILFLLREGLVEMDVPTRQSYVMAMVKPEERTFASGVTHLVRLGGWAVAPAFAGLLMQGLSLGAPLLVGAAIKIGYDGLLWAGFRRIRPPEEHISS
- a CDS encoding superoxide dismutase, whose translation is MEHQLPALPYAMDALQPHMSKETFEYHYAKHHQAYVTNLNNLIKGTEFENKSLEDIVKSAPAGGIFNNAAQVWNHTFFWNSMKPNGGGEPSGALLDAINKKWGSFDEFKKAFQASAVGNFGSGWTWLVKKADGSVDIVNTSNAGCPLTTADRALLCVDVWEHAYYIDYRNLRPKFVETFLNNLVNWDFAAKNFAA
- a CDS encoding YgiQ family radical SAM protein; the encoded protein is MESAKPLFSYRPYWAKRFGTAPFLPMSRAEMDALGWDSCDIILVTGDAYIDHPSFGMALVGRLLEAQGFRVGIISQPDWRSAEAFRALGRPNLYFGVTAGNMDSMVNRYTSDRKIRSDDAYTAGAEPHKRPDRAVTVYAQRCREAFRDVPVVIGGIEASLRRIAHYDYWSDKVRRSVLADSKADMLLYGNAERALVALTHRLASGEKIADIRDLRGSAFMVPRGWLPNGEWVELDSTLIDTPGRVDKHPDPYAENPAAKAPPAAAAQVVHFQDRAQLRARRQEQRRHSVIRLPAFEQVEKNNVLYAHASRVFHLESNPGNARALVQAHGERDVWLNPPPIPLTTEEMDRVYDLPYARAPHPSYRDARIPAWEMIRFSVNIMRGCFGGCTFCSITEHEGRIIQSRSEKSILTEIEAIRDKTPGFTGIISDLGGPTANMYRLKCRDEKIESACRRLSCVFPDICPNMGTDHGPLVQLYRKARALPGIKKVLIGSGVRYDLAVKSPEYVKELVQHHVGGYLKIAPEHTEEGPLEHMMKPGIGTYEKFKQMFEKYSKEACKEQYLIPYFIAAHPGTTDEDMLKLALWLKRNGFRLDQVQTFLPTPMAMATTMWHTELNPLKKVLGGHARAVPIVRAGRTRKLHKAFLRYHDPENWPLLREALKQMGRADLIGNGRQHLVPSFQPAGTGRTAEGTRKPCATARGKPGFKPGAGKGQPPQRRRPK